One genomic window of Desulfomonilia bacterium includes the following:
- the alr gene encoding alanine racemase produces the protein MDNDNPIPPLTRAEIDLNALAHNFRELRRVTSKTSRIMAVVKADGYGHGAVKVSQTALANGADFLAVARISEAAQLRQSGINAPILLFGYCSPAYVDYLSTNDIRASINSLESARALSDEAVRQHKNLKSHIKIDTGMGRLGLMSDMSALTPFPKSEMNRTIKEILDIARMPGLQIEGIYTHFARADSRDKTHALSQFNIFMDILTQLKKHSFEVEIRHAANSAATIEMPETHLDMVRPGIALYGLWPSNETDREMISLKPVMSLKSCVIHVKEVPAGFKVSYGCTWESVRSTKIATIPLGYADGYERLLSSKGSMLVRGQRVPVVGTICMDLTMLDVGCLENIDIEDEVVIIGKQGDNEITADEIAGSIGTINYEIVSSLAPRVPRIYI, from the coding sequence ATGGACAACGACAACCCAATACCACCCCTTACAAGGGCTGAAATCGATCTCAATGCCCTTGCGCATAACTTCCGGGAACTGAGACGGGTCACCTCAAAAACCTCAAGGATTATGGCGGTAGTCAAAGCTGACGGTTATGGCCATGGCGCAGTAAAGGTCTCACAGACGGCATTGGCCAATGGCGCTGATTTCCTGGCGGTTGCGAGAATATCTGAAGCCGCACAGCTCAGGCAGTCAGGCATAAACGCCCCGATACTGCTTTTTGGATACTGTTCCCCGGCTTATGTGGATTACCTGTCAACTAACGATATAAGGGCTTCAATCAATTCGCTGGAATCCGCCAGAGCTCTTTCAGATGAGGCCGTCAGGCAGCATAAAAACTTAAAATCGCATATTAAAATCGATACCGGAATGGGAAGACTGGGTCTTATGTCGGACATGTCCGCCTTGACGCCTTTTCCAAAGAGTGAAATGAACCGTACAATAAAGGAAATACTGGATATCGCCAGAATGCCGGGACTTCAGATTGAAGGAATCTACACACATTTTGCACGTGCGGACAGTCGTGATAAAACTCATGCATTGTCACAGTTCAACATATTCATGGATATTCTGACTCAATTAAAAAAACATTCATTCGAGGTCGAGATCCGCCATGCGGCCAATAGTGCTGCAACAATCGAAATGCCAGAAACACATCTCGACATGGTAAGGCCGGGCATTGCACTGTATGGACTCTGGCCGTCGAATGAAACAGACAGAGAAATGATAAGTCTCAAGCCGGTAATGTCTTTAAAGTCCTGCGTAATCCATGTAAAGGAAGTGCCCGCTGGATTCAAAGTCAGTTATGGGTGTACCTGGGAAAGTGTCAGGTCCACAAAAATAGCCACAATACCTCTCGGTTATGCAGATGGATACGAAAGGCTGCTTTCTTCAAAAGGCTCAATGCTCGTCAGAGGACAAAGGGTTCCTGTTGTGGGAACAATATGCATGGACCTGACAATGCTCGATGTGGGCTGTCTGGAAAACATAGATATTGAAGATGAGGTTGTCATAATAGGAAAGCAGGGTGATAATGAAATTACGGCCGATGAGATTGCCGGTTCGATCGGAACGATTAATTATGAGATTGTGTCATCTCTGGCGCCGCGAGTACCAAGAATATACATATAA
- the pgk gene encoding phosphoglycerate kinase: MGEMKITSMREMDVKGKTVLLRLDINSPIDPVTKKITNRNRLKESLPTLKFLIENKAKIAIIAHQGDTLDYQNLIPLNEHAAILGELLGKEVKYIDDVCGPAAQYLVKRLKRGEMALLGNLRYLSEEISTFENAVKLEPSEMLDTFLVRSLAPLVDIYINDAFSAAHRNAPSMTAFQEIKPSAAGDLLFREVEALTKVMKSPVKPSVFILGGAKISDAFGMMKQVLANGTADKILTCGITGEIFLMAGGRSIGEKKEKFLKDKSLLEFIEPAKEYLRDYPGRIEMPVDLAFESGGLRKEIDIKELPADEMFMDIGEKTISNYSRIIEAASTLFTNGPAGVYENPLFEKGTKMILQAIAESKGYSVIGGGDTVAAAEKLIDIKKISYVCTAGGAMVRFLTGKKLPLIKAMEKAYNKMHDAK, encoded by the coding sequence ATGGGCGAAATGAAAATTACGTCAATGCGGGAAATGGATGTCAAGGGAAAGACTGTGCTGCTGAGACTGGACATAAACTCGCCGATCGACCCTGTGACAAAAAAAATCACGAACAGGAACAGGCTTAAGGAAAGCCTGCCGACGCTCAAGTTCCTCATTGAGAACAAGGCTAAAATTGCAATAATTGCACATCAGGGCGACACACTCGACTATCAGAACCTGATACCGTTGAACGAGCATGCCGCGATTTTAGGTGAACTGCTCGGTAAAGAGGTTAAATATATCGATGACGTCTGCGGCCCGGCTGCCCAATATCTGGTGAAAAGGCTTAAGCGCGGTGAAATGGCTCTGCTGGGAAATCTGAGGTATCTGAGCGAAGAGATATCCACCTTTGAAAACGCCGTAAAGCTGGAACCTTCCGAGATGCTTGACACGTTCCTGGTAAGGAGCCTTGCACCTCTGGTTGACATATACATAAATGACGCCTTCTCAGCGGCACACAGGAATGCGCCTTCAATGACCGCATTTCAGGAAATCAAACCATCCGCGGCAGGGGATCTTCTGTTCAGAGAGGTCGAGGCTCTGACAAAGGTAATGAAATCTCCGGTGAAGCCGTCGGTTTTCATTCTGGGCGGCGCAAAGATATCGGATGCGTTCGGCATGATGAAACAGGTGCTCGCAAACGGCACGGCGGACAAGATTCTCACCTGCGGGATAACCGGAGAGATATTCCTTATGGCCGGCGGCAGGTCCATCGGAGAGAAAAAAGAAAAATTCCTGAAGGACAAAAGCCTGCTGGAGTTTATCGAACCTGCCAAAGAATATCTGAGGGATTATCCCGGAAGGATAGAAATGCCGGTTGATCTTGCATTTGAAAGTGGCGGGCTGAGAAAAGAGATAGATATAAAGGAACTGCCTGCTGATGAGATGTTTATGGATATCGGGGAAAAGACCATCTCGAACTATTCACGCATAATCGAAGCAGCCAGCACGCTCTTTACCAACGGCCCGGCAGGCGTTTATGAAAATCCGCTGTTTGAAAAGGGTACGAAGATGATTTTGCAGGCGATTGCCGAATCAAAAGGATATTCGGTCATCGGTGGCGGGGATACGGTCGCTGCTGCGGAAAAGCTCATCGACATTAAAAAGATAAGCTATGTTTGCACGGCAGGCGGCGCCATGGTACGATTTCTTACAGGAAAGAAACTTCCCCTAATAAAAGCAATGGAAAAGGCTTATAATAAGATGCATGATGCAAAGTAG
- a CDS encoding Gfo/Idh/MocA family oxidoreductase: MTDKFKWGILGCANISRAIFDAMKLTKNGVVHAIASRDIKKAQEWQRLYGIEKACGSYIELLDSGGIDAIYIPLPNSMHAEWCLKAIERRIPVLCEKPFALNAEQALTVTEASAESGIPVAEAFMYRFHPLYKKVLDAVSQGRIGKPSTIFSRFTFMLDDPESICANPGLGGGALMDVGCYCVNLSRLITGCEPLRAKAFATGEKVDETMTGMLEFPDGVLAHFETSISNFERHYAEIAGTEGAIIIESPWFPGENEARFIIRTNSGDEIITTPGANCYTLELEDFMDAVINKRPPHWDVNDAIRNMAVIDALYSSL; this comes from the coding sequence ATGACTGATAAATTCAAATGGGGAATTCTGGGTTGCGCTAATATAAGCAGGGCAATCTTTGACGCTATGAAGCTCACAAAAAACGGCGTCGTTCACGCCATTGCAAGCCGCGACATCAAAAAGGCCCAGGAATGGCAGCGGCTGTATGGAATTGAAAAAGCCTGCGGTTCATATATTGAGCTTCTTGATTCAGGCGGTATCGATGCAATCTATATCCCTCTGCCCAACAGCATGCATGCCGAATGGTGTCTGAAGGCAATCGAAAGACGCATTCCGGTCCTCTGCGAAAAGCCATTTGCCCTTAATGCAGAACAGGCTCTAACCGTCACCGAAGCATCAGCAGAATCGGGAATACCTGTCGCGGAAGCCTTTATGTACAGATTTCACCCATTGTATAAAAAAGTGCTCGACGCGGTTTCGCAGGGAAGGATTGGAAAACCATCAACCATCTTCAGCCGCTTTACATTCATGCTGGACGATCCTGAATCCATTTGCGCAAATCCCGGCCTTGGCGGAGGGGCCCTGATGGATGTCGGTTGCTACTGCGTCAACCTCTCGCGCCTCATTACAGGATGCGAACCGTTAAGGGCTAAGGCATTTGCAACAGGGGAAAAAGTAGATGAAACCATGACCGGCATGCTCGAATTCCCGGATGGTGTGCTCGCCCATTTCGAGACAAGCATCAGCAACTTCGAACGTCATTATGCAGAGATTGCAGGAACCGAAGGTGCGATAATCATCGAAAGCCCGTGGTTCCCGGGCGAGAACGAAGCCCGCTTCATCATCCGCACAAACAGCGGTGATGAGATCATTACGACCCCGGGCGCAAACTGCTACACTCTCGAACTTGAAGATTTCATGGATGCAGTCATCAACAAAAGGCCCCCTCATTGGGATGTAAATGATGCAATCAGAAATATGGCAGTTATAGATGCACTCTACAGTTCGTTATGA
- a CDS encoding N-formylglutamate amidohydrolase, giving the protein MNIPFDPEIAERFKNLGHINGTGPEGGYSFDIDISVPYIATAIHAGHRVRKELLPLMSISEEARLFEEDPATDTMIRGCRSTVWALDSRAEYDLNRPSELALPLSPERFWGVSVYKEQPDEKMNMASLEKYEAFYLFMGTCITVLLERFGHCIIYDIHSYNISRQVEKGIANPPVFNLGTALLDRKRWDKAIKRWLECLGDISIPGIEVSAAENLVFFGKGELCRRLSAWNENILVLPTEVSKIYMDEHKGVIYPEIVEAIKEGLASAVAIHSFQS; this is encoded by the coding sequence ATGAATATCCCCTTCGACCCTGAAATTGCCGAAAGGTTTAAAAACCTGGGACATATCAATGGCACAGGCCCTGAAGGCGGATATTCATTCGATATCGATATTTCCGTTCCATACATAGCAACCGCAATACATGCGGGCCACAGAGTAAGAAAAGAGCTGCTTCCCCTGATGAGCATTTCCGAAGAGGCAAGACTTTTCGAGGAAGACCCTGCAACCGATACCATGATCAGAGGGTGCAGGAGTACCGTTTGGGCGCTGGATTCAAGGGCCGAATATGACCTCAACCGCCCTTCCGAACTCGCACTTCCCCTGAGCCCTGAAAGGTTCTGGGGAGTCAGTGTCTATAAGGAACAGCCCGATGAAAAAATGAATATGGCCAGCCTTGAAAAATATGAGGCATTCTACCTCTTCATGGGAACCTGCATAACCGTTCTTCTCGAAAGGTTCGGACACTGCATTATTTACGACATTCATTCATATAACATTTCAAGACAGGTTGAGAAAGGGATAGCAAACCCGCCGGTGTTCAATCTGGGGACAGCGCTACTTGACAGGAAACGCTGGGATAAAGCCATTAAAAGATGGCTCGAATGCCTCGGTGATATATCTATTCCAGGCATTGAAGTGAGCGCTGCCGAGAATCTCGTTTTCTTCGGAAAAGGAGAGCTGTGCAGAAGGCTAAGTGCCTGGAACGAAAACATCCTTGTCCTTCCCACAGAAGTATCAAAGATTTACATGGATGAACATAAAGGTGTTATCTATCCGGAGATTGTCGAAGCCATAAAAGAAGGTCTGGCAAGTGCAGTTGCCATACATTCCTTTCAATCATAA
- a CDS encoding aminotransferase class IV codes for MDTYYIDGQFVDDDKAVLCAKDIVVLRGFGVFDFLITYNRRPFYLKEHVERLENSAKYIGLELKHTNAQMCEIVEETIKKNPHHKELNIRIVYTGGVSSDGVSPEGKGILMVMVTGKHMLPPSWYTDGVKVITVDMERFIPGAKSTNYLSAVFAQQQAKREGGVEAIYVDRHNRILEGTTTNFFFFKDGKLITSGNDILPGITRSVVLKLVQNRFDVNIRDIDKSELESMEEVFITASNKEIVPVVKVNDIQIGSGLVGKNTLEIMRLFKEYTTAYGEGKI; via the coding sequence ATGGACACTTACTACATTGACGGACAGTTTGTGGATGACGACAAGGCGGTTTTATGCGCAAAAGACATAGTTGTATTGAGAGGATTCGGCGTATTCGACTTTCTTATTACCTACAACAGGCGTCCATTTTATCTTAAAGAGCATGTCGAGCGCCTTGAGAACTCGGCAAAATATATAGGCCTCGAACTCAAACACACCAATGCCCAGATGTGTGAAATTGTAGAAGAAACCATAAAGAAGAATCCTCACCATAAAGAATTAAATATACGTATCGTTTATACCGGCGGCGTAAGTTCCGACGGGGTTTCACCTGAAGGCAAAGGCATCCTCATGGTTATGGTGACAGGCAAACATATGCTTCCGCCATCATGGTACACCGACGGCGTTAAAGTCATAACCGTCGATATGGAAAGATTTATTCCCGGAGCCAAGAGCACGAATTATCTTTCTGCGGTTTTCGCACAGCAGCAGGCCAAAAGAGAAGGCGGCGTTGAGGCTATATATGTCGACAGGCATAATCGCATTCTTGAAGGCACAACAACAAACTTTTTCTTCTTCAAGGACGGCAAACTCATAACATCCGGTAATGACATATTACCGGGAATCACTCGCAGTGTAGTATTGAAGCTTGTTCAGAACCGTTTTGATGTGAATATCAGGGATATCGACAAATCGGAACTTGAGAGCATGGAAGAGGTTTTCATTACCGCATCAAACAAAGAAATCGTCCCGGTTGTGAAGGTGAATGATATACAGATAGGCAGCGGACTGGTTGGAAAAAATACACTCGAGATCATGCGCCTGTTCAAAGAATATACAACAGCATACGGTGAGGGAAAAATATAA
- a CDS encoding FAD/NAD(P)-binding protein, translated as MNNPYVPFPVRVDKIITEVDTKDIKSFRFVFVNPEDEQKFAYIPGQFGELSIYGKGESPIGIASSPTQKGYVEFTVQKAGVVTSALHEMEEGALMGIRGPLGNSWPLEFLKGKNIVVVGGGFAFTTLRSLIIYMLDEKNRKDFGNITCIYGARTPGLLLYKNELEAWGKRDDINLHVTVDKADSSWKGREGFVPAVCKEVAPSNENAVAVICGPPIMIRFTLPVFFDLNFSKENILTSLEMRMKCGIGKCGRCNVGNKYVCKDGPVFSLAELDNLTKEY; from the coding sequence ATGAATAATCCTTATGTTCCCTTCCCGGTGAGGGTTGATAAGATAATTACAGAAGTCGACACGAAAGACATCAAATCTTTCAGGTTTGTATTTGTCAATCCCGAGGACGAGCAGAAGTTTGCATATATCCCGGGCCAGTTCGGAGAACTTTCAATTTACGGCAAGGGCGAATCCCCGATCGGTATCGCAAGCTCGCCTACCCAGAAAGGCTATGTGGAATTCACTGTACAGAAGGCCGGTGTTGTAACGTCAGCCCTGCATGAGATGGAAGAAGGCGCTCTCATGGGGATCAGGGGACCACTCGGCAATTCCTGGCCGCTTGAATTTCTCAAAGGAAAGAACATAGTTGTAGTAGGAGGCGGATTCGCATTCACAACACTGCGTTCCCTCATCATATACATGCTTGATGAGAAAAACCGTAAAGACTTCGGCAACATCACATGCATCTACGGCGCAAGGACTCCCGGCCTCCTTCTTTACAAGAACGAGCTTGAGGCATGGGGGAAAAGGGATGACATAAACCTTCATGTAACTGTCGATAAGGCTGATTCAAGCTGGAAAGGCAGGGAGGGATTTGTCCCGGCAGTCTGCAAGGAAGTGGCACCCAGCAACGAAAACGCAGTTGCAGTAATATGCGGGCCCCCGATCATGATCAGGTTTACGCTGCCTGTTTTCTTTGACCTGAACTTTTCCAAGGAAAACATCCTCACATCTCTCGAAATGCGGATGAAGTGCGGAATCGGCAAATGCGGCCGCTGCAACGTCGGAAACAAATACGTCTGCAAGGATGGTCCTGTATTCTCACTTGCTGAGTTGGACAACCTTACAAAAGAATATTAA
- a CDS encoding CapA family protein yields the protein MNLDSSCKASDGFDWKNGCWINEKAQKPDAEIIISGDWAPIRAFDEIIENAPESIYGNVLNVLRGSNLRITNLECTLFGDTPVWKSGAVFKGRPEHIKGLTSVPFEIVTLANNHVFDYGVDSFEKSLELLDKNSIRFLGAGMSANEAQAPLILNLKGIRIGIINFSEGEDLTSAIDGPGVFGWDIDKVARLTGEIRGKVDIIIVICHCGVEYIAFPPPYVTDAFKRIADAGANLIIGHHPHVPQGIEIYKGIPLCYSLGNFVFYQETDLLHRKMGYLVKAGLSRNGVSGISVIPYEIGGTSLALLEGERLSMFFDNLQRISAPLSDDISIRDAWNGFLRYYGTDGFKNEIDTLMKKLADEPKKGAAMFRNRIATMQHNQHWIDAMTRIIEGKIDESPDWAYELTTKWMTEKR from the coding sequence ATGAACCTTGATTCAAGCTGCAAGGCATCTGATGGGTTTGACTGGAAGAACGGATGCTGGATAAATGAGAAAGCGCAGAAGCCTGACGCCGAGATTATCATTTCCGGCGACTGGGCGCCTATCCGCGCATTCGATGAAATAATCGAGAACGCCCCCGAATCGATCTACGGTAATGTCCTCAATGTATTACGGGGCAGCAATCTCCGCATTACCAACCTTGAATGCACTCTCTTCGGCGATACGCCCGTATGGAAAAGCGGAGCTGTTTTCAAGGGCCGTCCGGAGCACATCAAAGGCCTCACATCAGTTCCATTCGAGATAGTAACATTAGCCAATAACCATGTATTCGACTACGGTGTCGATTCTTTTGAAAAGTCGCTGGAACTACTCGATAAAAATTCCATACGATTCCTCGGCGCAGGAATGTCAGCAAATGAGGCTCAAGCACCACTGATTCTAAATCTCAAGGGTATCAGAATCGGCATCATCAATTTCAGCGAAGGCGAAGACCTTACATCCGCAATCGACGGTCCGGGCGTATTCGGCTGGGATATCGACAAGGTCGCGAGATTAACCGGTGAGATCCGTGGCAAAGTCGATATCATCATCGTAATCTGTCATTGCGGCGTTGAATATATCGCTTTCCCACCCCCCTATGTGACAGATGCCTTCAAACGCATAGCTGATGCAGGCGCAAACCTGATCATAGGACACCACCCGCATGTGCCGCAAGGCATAGAGATATACAAAGGCATACCTCTTTGCTACAGCCTCGGCAATTTCGTGTTCTATCAGGAGACAGATCTGCTCCACCGAAAGATGGGTTATCTTGTAAAGGCTGGCCTTTCGAGAAATGGTGTTTCAGGCATAAGCGTCATTCCATATGAGATAGGCGGCACAAGTCTGGCCCTTCTTGAAGGAGAGAGACTCAGCATGTTCTTTGATAATCTTCAAAGGATATCCGCACCTCTTTCAGACGATATCAGCATCAGGGATGCCTGGAACGGCTTCCTGCGCTACTACGGCACAGACGGCTTCAAAAACGAGATAGATACACTTATGAAGAAACTGGCTGACGAACCGAAGAAAGGCGCGGCCATGTTCCGTAACCGCATTGCCACTATGCAGCACAATCAGCACTGGATAGACGCCATGACCAGGATCATTGAAGGGAAAATAGACGAATCACCAGACTGGGCTTATGAACTTACGACAAAATGGATGACGGAAAAGCGGTGA
- a CDS encoding aspartate/glutamate racemase family protein, whose amino-acid sequence MTSFSGKNEISLLITDSGLGGLSVCADIVENLKKYRPFGHAKLTYFNAWPEQNRGYNLLPDMNERIRVFNRALIGMEKFKPDMIMIACNTLSTIYPKTEFSRNTKTPVMGIIDTGVEIISKEMASQPGSRVIILGTPATIESDAHRKALIEKGIPDERIILQPCDKLAGEIEKDPASEAVVSMIDRYIGEASIKAVNRTLPVIAAFCCTHYGYSHDVFMDKLKKYFEAQITILNPNKEMSETIFKDGVAGSQNDIRIDLEVVSRIILSDEKIASISRILEASSPMTADALRNYRHDPDLFTF is encoded by the coding sequence ATGACATCATTTTCCGGAAAGAACGAAATCTCTTTGCTTATTACCGATTCCGGCCTTGGAGGACTTTCCGTCTGCGCGGACATAGTCGAAAACCTGAAAAAATACCGCCCGTTCGGACACGCAAAACTCACTTATTTCAATGCCTGGCCCGAACAGAACAGGGGCTATAATCTCCTTCCGGATATGAACGAAAGGATACGAGTATTCAACCGCGCTCTTATCGGAATGGAAAAATTCAAACCCGACATGATAATGATTGCATGCAACACGCTCTCTACCATATATCCCAAAACCGAGTTCAGCAGGAACACGAAGACCCCTGTCATGGGCATAATCGATACCGGCGTGGAGATTATAAGCAAAGAAATGGCATCACAGCCTGGAAGCAGGGTGATCATACTGGGGACTCCGGCCACGATCGAATCGGATGCTCACAGGAAAGCGCTTATTGAAAAAGGCATTCCCGACGAAAGGATCATCCTGCAACCATGCGACAAACTCGCAGGGGAGATCGAAAAAGACCCTGCAAGCGAAGCCGTCGTTTCCATGATAGACCGCTATATAGGTGAAGCCTCCATCAAGGCCGTGAACAGGACTCTTCCCGTAATCGCAGCCTTCTGCTGCACCCATTACGGTTACAGTCACGACGTTTTCATGGATAAGCTGAAGAAATATTTTGAAGCTCAGATTACAATACTCAACCCGAATAAAGAAATGAGCGAAACCATCTTCAAGGATGGTGTGGCCGGAAGTCAAAACGATATCAGGATCGACCTGGAGGTAGTCTCAAGGATTATCCTGAGCGATGAGAAAATAGCTTCGATTTCCCGCATTCTCGAGGCTTCTTCCCCGATGACTGCGGATGCACTCAGAAATTACCGGCATGATCCGGATTTGTTTACATTCTAA
- a CDS encoding 4Fe-4S dicluster domain-containing protein: MNSFLAEVNEKINGVPLQRCYHCRKCTAGCPMANIMEYNPNRIIKMIQNGMKDEVLNSSTIWMCASCETCITRCPNEVDIARMMDALREMALEQGYAAREKNILKLHKAFLHNIWVNGRINEGMMMAEYKLWSGDLFSDVIMGMGMFMKGKIHPISPRTKDMAAVRKIFRETK; encoded by the coding sequence ATGAACAGCTTTCTAGCCGAAGTTAATGAGAAGATAAACGGTGTGCCTCTGCAGCGCTGTTATCACTGCCGCAAGTGCACGGCTGGCTGCCCGATGGCAAACATCATGGAGTATAATCCCAACAGGATTATCAAGATGATTCAGAACGGCATGAAGGATGAAGTCCTGAATTCTTCTACCATATGGATGTGTGCATCATGCGAAACCTGCATAACACGATGTCCCAATGAGGTCGACATCGCACGAATGATGGATGCACTCAGAGAAATGGCTCTCGAACAGGGTTATGCGGCAAGGGAAAAGAACATCCTGAAGCTGCACAAGGCATTCCTGCATAACATCTGGGTAAACGGCCGCATAAATGAAGGCATGATGATGGCTGAGTACAAACTCTGGTCGGGTGACCTCTTCTCGGATGTTATTATGGGCATGGGCATGTTCATGAAAGGTAAGATTCATCCCATATCACCACGGACGAAAGATATGGCCGCGGTGAGAAAAATATTCAGGGAAACAAAATAA
- a CDS encoding 4Fe-4S dicluster domain-containing protein, translating to MEKKLIAKDELAAIAEKIAETMTVIAPVADEDNILFAPLKKGDKVKLVAGNTKNAPKNYMFPRSECMLKYTRTKAGVEFNGETIDAAPTVLFGVKPCDARSFWLLDFLFDQEKYKDPYYIEKRNNTTVIAIACSKVPYTSCFCTSVGGSPTSTEGVDVMVTDLGDNCLVEFLTEKGGKLADFFGGKKADKKAEKKKEEIASAAASQIKSKVPAKDIKAWLDANFEHEFWNTLHQKCLACGTCTYLCPTCHCFDIQDEIKGSDGKRIRNWDSCMFWLFTKETSGHNPRPSQKERWRQRVMHKFRYYVDNFDAIACVGCGRCVMFCPVNMDIRKIVEDISKQSQG from the coding sequence ATGGAAAAGAAACTTATAGCAAAAGACGAGTTGGCTGCAATTGCTGAAAAGATTGCCGAAACCATGACAGTGATTGCACCGGTTGCCGATGAGGACAATATCCTGTTCGCACCGCTTAAAAAAGGCGATAAGGTAAAACTTGTCGCGGGCAACACCAAGAACGCTCCCAAAAACTACATGTTCCCCAGAAGCGAGTGCATGCTTAAATATACAAGGACAAAGGCGGGTGTGGAATTCAACGGTGAAACCATTGACGCGGCACCGACAGTGCTCTTCGGAGTAAAGCCTTGTGATGCAAGAAGCTTCTGGCTTCTGGATTTTCTCTTTGACCAGGAAAAATACAAGGATCCATATTATATAGAGAAGAGGAACAACACAACGGTCATTGCAATCGCATGCTCAAAGGTTCCTTATACGAGCTGTTTCTGCACATCAGTCGGCGGCAGTCCTACATCCACCGAAGGTGTCGACGTAATGGTTACCGATCTCGGCGATAACTGTCTTGTCGAATTTCTTACTGAGAAAGGCGGGAAACTTGCAGACTTCTTCGGCGGGAAAAAAGCGGACAAAAAGGCCGAAAAAAAGAAGGAAGAAATCGCATCAGCTGCTGCTTCTCAAATCAAATCAAAGGTTCCGGCCAAAGACATCAAGGCATGGCTGGATGCCAATTTCGAGCATGAGTTCTGGAATACGCTTCATCAGAAATGCCTGGCCTGCGGCACATGCACCTATCTTTGCCCGACATGCCACTGCTTCGACATACAGGACGAGATAAAAGGCTCAGACGGCAAAAGGATCAGGAATTGGGATTCCTGCATGTTCTGGCTGTTTACGAAAGAAACATCGGGCCATAATCCCAGGCCTTCTCAGAAAGAGCGATGGCGCCAGAGGGTGATGCACAAATTCCGCTATTATGTAGACAACTTCGATGCGATTGCATGCGTCGGCTGCGGCAGATGCGTAATGTTCTGTCCTGTCAACATGGACATCCGCAAAATCGTCGAAGACATTTCAAAACAGAGTCAGGGGTGA
- a CDS encoding CoB--CoM heterodisulfide reductase iron-sulfur subunit B family protein, translating into MKLSYYPGCSLHGTAREYGESVTAVSAALGIELNEIKDWSCCGATAAHSTNFKLSVALPARDLVAAEKNGMDVMVPCAACFNRLKSTQHHLKEDSKLKGEIEKIVGGKYEGNIAIRNPIDIIINDIGLEELAKKVVKPLKGIRPVSYYGCLLLRPKEICNFDNHENPVLLDKIMETVGADVKQWSYKTDCCGGSLTISMTKVVNNMVDKLMTMAREAGANCVVVACPICMANLDMRASANLKLPVFYFTELLALAMGIAGPETWAKMHTVDGTPLLKGLGLI; encoded by the coding sequence TTGAAACTTTCTTATTATCCAGGATGTTCACTGCACGGTACGGCCAGGGAATATGGAGAATCCGTTACGGCCGTGAGCGCCGCCCTTGGCATTGAACTCAATGAAATCAAGGACTGGTCATGCTGCGGTGCAACCGCCGCACACAGCACGAACTTCAAGCTTTCGGTTGCGCTGCCTGCACGCGACCTTGTTGCAGCAGAGAAGAACGGCATGGATGTGATGGTCCCGTGTGCCGCCTGTTTCAACCGCCTTAAAAGCACCCAGCACCACCTTAAAGAAGACAGCAAACTGAAAGGCGAGATTGAAAAGATTGTCGGCGGAAAATATGAAGGAAATATTGCGATCCGTAACCCTATAGACATAATCATAAATGACATCGGCCTGGAAGAGCTTGCAAAAAAGGTTGTCAAACCGCTTAAGGGCATAAGGCCTGTTTCTTATTACGGCTGCCTGCTTCTAAGGCCGAAAGAAATCTGCAACTTTGACAACCATGAGAATCCCGTCCTTCTTGACAAGATTATGGAAACGGTTGGCGCCGATGTCAAGCAATGGTCGTACAAGACCGACTGTTGTGGTGGAAGCCTTACTATCAGCATGACGAAGGTCGTCAACAACATGGTTGACAAACTAATGACCATGGCCAGGGAAGCAGGCGCCAATTGTGTAGTCGTTGCATGCCCGATATGCATGGCAAACCTCGACATGAGGGCAAGCGCAAACCTCAAGCTGCCTGTTTTCTATTTCACGGAACTTCTTGCCCTGGCAATGGGGATTGCAGGACCTGAAACCTGGGCAAAAATGCATACCGTTGACGGAACGCCGCTCCTAAAGGGACTCGGACTTATTTAA